From a region of the Mercurialis annua linkage group LG1-X, ddMerAnnu1.2, whole genome shotgun sequence genome:
- the LOC126666355 gene encoding uncharacterized protein LOC126666355, which yields MRLKLTKFDGSVDALDFLEEVERNARRLQANGRQTIILVEMSIEHQYSHTLGVTQDRHNVSENAKGLDMDLELVRPAQGLGHFARDCPRQMPQGSMTNVVQPSYHQQRTAHQAASRYDQTGSTFNGQIGCGYGNRGGRDGGGRGTGKTSQAGGSQARIFALNPQEAQASNAFVQGLDLLVDLSLLEVLVFDVILGMDWLAQHYANVDFPKKTGDKTKSSMNIVSAIKAYRKLRKGCQGFLAIVQDVKKKHVELSDVSVVSEYPDLFPEELPGLPRDREIELCIISSVSPWGAPVLFMKNERWIAPTLSGYHKLKIRDDDIWKTAFRTRYRHYEFLVMSFRLTNAPTAFMDLMNGVFKPFLDQFVIVFMDNIMIYSCTEEEHAHHLRLVLQTLREHQLYAKFSKCEIWLTKVAFLGHVVSQSGIKVDPKKIEAVMKWKYPNSVTEVQSSLSLAGYYRRFVQDFSKIVVPLKKLTRKNARFNWTDQCEVNFLKLKECLTTAPVLAVQQGTKGFTVYCDGS from the exons atgcgccttaagcTAACTAAATTTGACGGGTCTGTAGATGCTCTTGACTTCCTGGAGGAAGTggaacgtaacgctcgacgtcTACAAGCTAACGGGAGACAGACCATTATTCTAGTGGAAATGTCAAT AGAGCACCAATATAGTCATACGTTGGGCGTTACTCAAGACCGACACAACGTCAGCGAGAACGCAAAAGGGCTCGACATGGATCTCGAGCTAGTGCGTCCGGCACAGGGTTTG GGTCATTTTGCTAGGGATTGTCCACGACAGATGCCTCAAGGCTCAATGACTAATGTAGTGCAACCTTCCTATCATCAGCAGAGAACTGCACATCAGGCAGCGTCAAGGTACGATCAGACGGGAAGCACATTTAATGGCCAGATAGGCTGTGGTTATGGGAATCGAGGAGGAAGGGATGGTGGAGGTCGTGGTACTGGTAAGACTTCACAGGCTGGTGGAAGTCAGGCCAGGATTTTTGCATtaaatcctcaggaggctcaggcttccaatgcatTTGTGCAAG GACTAGATTTGCTTGTGGACTTGAGCTTACTTGAGGTATTAGtttttgacgtcatactaggaatggattggctagctcagcactatgcCAATGTAGATTTTCCGAAGAAGACG GGTGATAAGACAAAATCTTCTATGAATATCGTTTCAGCTATCAAAGCTTATCGTAAGTTAAGGAAAGGATGCCAAGGATTCCTAGCCATAGTACAAGATGTGAAGAAGAAACACGTAGAATTAAGCGATGTATCGGTGGTATCGGAATATCCAGAtttgtttccagaggaattacctggactACCCCGAGATCGCGAGATAGAATTATGTATCAT atcgagtgtatccccgtggggtgctccagtgtTGTTCATGAAAAACGAAAGATGGATCGCTCCGACTCT GTCAGGCTACCATAAGCTAAAAATTCGCGATGACGACATTTGGAaaactgcttttcggactcgatACAGACATTACGAgttcctcgttatgtcattcagACTGACTAATGCACCAAcagctttcatggatttgatgaatggAGTGTTCAAGCCATTCTTGGATCAGTTTGTGATCGTATTCATGGATAATATTATGATCTATTCATGTACGGAAGAAGAGCATGCACATCATTTGCGATTAGTACTTCAAACACtgagagagcatcagctttatgCCAAATTCTCTAAGTGTGAAATTTGGCTGACGAAAGTAGCTTTCTTGGGTCATGTGGTATCTCAAAGTGGTATTAaagttgacccaaagaagatcgaagccgTGATGAAATGGAAATATCCTAATTCAGTTACCGAAGTTCAAAGTTCCCTCAGTTTAGCGGGATACTATAGAAGatttgtacaggacttttcAAAGATCGTTGTACCTTTGAAAAAGTTAACTCGGAAGAACGCTAGATTCAACTGGACAGACCAGTGTgaagtcaattttcttaaattgaaGGAATGCTTGACCACAGCACCAGTTCTAGCAGTACAACAGGGAACGAAAGggttcacagtttactgtgatggATCATGA